In the Topomyia yanbarensis strain Yona2022 chromosome 3, ASM3024719v1, whole genome shotgun sequence genome, one interval contains:
- the LOC131693421 gene encoding UDP-glucose 4-epimerase, which translates to MSLTILVTGGAGFVGSHTVLELLNAGHKVICVDNLCNAFGAANSKLPESLKRVQLLTGKSVVFYDVDIRNKDGLRGIFKKHKIDCVAHFAALKAVGESCRIPLQYYQNNITGTSVLLEVMEEHNVFNFVYSSSATVYGEPQKLPLDESHPTGSCTNPYGKSKYFTEEILKDLCQSDARWTVISLRYFNPVGAHKSGQIGEDPNGEPNNLMPYISQVAVGRRSCLKVFGNNYDTPDGTGVRDYIHIVDLAEGHLSAIKKLASGELNGFVVYNLGTGRGYSVLEVVDAFAKASGKEIKFEIVDRRPGDVATSYADVTLAAKKLGWTAKRGLKEMCEDTWNWQKNNPNGFAGAN; encoded by the exons ATGTCCCTCACAATTTTGGTTACCGGCGGGGCCGGATTTGTTGGATCGCACACAGTACTGGAACTGCTGAATGCCGGTCACAAGGTTATCTGTGTTGACAACTTGTGCAATGCATTTGGAGCGGCCAATTCTAAACTGCCGGAATCGTTGAAACGAGTGCAGCTACTTACCGGGAAATCTGTTGTGTTCTACGATGTGGATATCCGCAACAAGGACGGATTGAGGGGGATTTTTAAAAAG CATAAAATTGATTGTGTGGCACATTTTGCGGCACTGAAAGCGGTTGGGGAGTCATGTCGGATTCCGCTTCAATACTATCAGAACAACATTACCGGTACGAGTGTTCTGCTAGAAGTTATGGAGGAG CACAACGTGTTCAACTTTGTCTACAGCTCTAGTGCCACCGTGTACGGGGAACCGCAAAAGCTCCCACTGGACGAGAGCCATCCAACGGGTAGCTGCACTAATCCGTACGGTAAAAGTAAATACTTTACGGAGGAAATTCTGAAAGACCTATGTCAGTCGGACGCGCGGTGGACGGTGATATCGCTGCGCTATTTTAATCCAGTGGGAGCGCACAAATCCGGACAAATCGGTGAAGATCCGAATGGGGAGCCTAACAATCTGATGCCATACATCTCTCAGGTGGCCGTTGGGCGGCGGTCGTGTTTGAAGGTGTTTGGCAATAATTACGATACCCCGGACGGAACGGGCGTTCGAGATTACATCCATATTGTGGATTTGGCCGAAGGGCATTTAAGTGCCATCAAAAAGTTGGCCAGCGGTGAGTTGAACGGGTTTGTTGTGTACAATCTGGGTACGGGACGTGGGTACTCGGTACTGGAGGTGGTGGATGCATTTGCTAAGGCTTCGGGCAAGGAAATTAAATTCGAAATTGTAGATAG ACGTCCCGGTGACGTAGCAACTAGCTACGCGGATGTGACGTTGGCCGCGAAGAAACTGGGTTGGACAGCGAAACGAGGACTGAAGGAGATGTGCGAGGATACGTGGAATTGGCAAAAGAATAATCCAAACGGGTTTGCGGGGGCTAATTGA